Proteins encoded within one genomic window of Helicobacter sp. 'house sparrow 1':
- the mshL gene encoding pilus (MSHA type) biogenesis protein MshL: protein MKKILCLVFILSFLSSSPICKDKKFSVAISKEESFKTILEQIAQECFLSIIFKDKISAQILDNKGMILNFYQASLEEILKTALEAFDLYYTLKDNVVSISYLETKTFFIHYISTSRVASSNTNIIFSQDVAQNNFSTNLPMSGGDNHQRVIDIANQQDDFISKSGSKIYSLDAIDFWGEIEKELKQIIFRENDRYLPQDTFNPIVINKASGFVTITASPSQIKRAQEYIRSLNKKLSTQVLIDVNILTVSHRNSKTTGIDWSSIYNLGIGGIENNPLMSFNNNALDYGINIFSQDLTIGKIIEFLNSYGDVSSVSNPKILTLNNQPALISVGNVIRYTQNLVYQTSNNTTTLQNTKQQYPSVFSGVLLDITPSIEGDYIILKINPSITATKDSKIENEADALLAPPNLSTNQLSSIVRLKNDQKVVLGGLISKLQMKQQKRVPILGYIPVVKYLFSHTRDLDQSQEMVIVITPKIVNFEEQP from the coding sequence ATGAAAAAAATATTGTGCTTAGTTTTTATTTTAAGTTTTCTATCAAGCTCCCCTATTTGTAAGGATAAAAAATTCAGTGTTGCTATTAGTAAAGAAGAAAGTTTTAAAACAATACTAGAGCAAATTGCACAAGAATGCTTTCTTAGCATTATCTTTAAGGATAAAATTTCTGCGCAGATTCTAGATAATAAGGGGATGATATTAAATTTTTATCAAGCAAGTTTAGAAGAGATTTTAAAAACAGCCCTTGAGGCCTTTGATTTATACTATACCTTAAAAGACAATGTTGTTAGCATCTCTTATTTAGAAACAAAAACCTTTTTTATTCATTATATTTCAACCTCACGTGTTGCATCAAGTAATACTAATATTATTTTTTCACAAGATGTAGCACAAAATAATTTTTCAACCAATTTACCTATGTCTGGAGGGGATAACCATCAAAGAGTGATTGATATTGCAAACCAACAAGATGATTTTATAAGTAAAAGTGGGAGCAAGATTTATTCTTTAGATGCTATAGATTTTTGGGGGGAGATTGAAAAAGAATTAAAGCAGATTATTTTTAGAGAAAATGATCGATATTTACCTCAAGATACCTTTAATCCTATTGTAATAAATAAGGCTTCAGGATTTGTCACAATTACTGCTTCTCCTTCTCAAATTAAAAGGGCTCAAGAATATATTAGATCTCTTAATAAAAAACTAAGCACACAGGTGCTAATTGATGTTAATATCTTAACAGTCTCACATCGCAATAGTAAAACTACGGGTATTGATTGGTCTTCAATTTATAATCTTGGCATTGGCGGAATAGAAAATAATCCCTTAATGTCTTTTAATAATAATGCATTGGATTATGGCATTAATATCTTTTCGCAAGATTTGACCATAGGAAAAATCATAGAGTTTTTAAACAGTTATGGAGATGTTAGCTCTGTGAGTAATCCAAAAATACTAACTCTAAATAATCAACCAGCTTTGATTTCTGTGGGTAATGTGATTAGATATACTCAAAATCTTGTTTATCAAACCAGTAATAATACAACAACTCTACAAAATACAAAGCAACAGTATCCTAGCGTTTTTTCAGGTGTATTATTGGATATTACTCCATCAATTGAAGGAGATTATATTATTTTAAAAATTAATCCTTCTATCACAGCAACAAAGGATTCTAAGATAGAAAATGAAGCAGACGCACTTTTGGCTCCTCCAAATCTATCTACAAATCAACTTTCTTCTATTGTAAGATTAAAAAATGATCAAAAAGTTGTGCTTGGAGGTTTGATTTCAAAATTGCAGATGAAACAACAAAAAAGAGTTCCTATTTTAGGGTATATTCCCGTTGTTAAATACTTATTTTCACATACAAGAGATTTGGATCAATCTCAAGAGATGGTGATTGTAATCACTCCAAAGATTGTTAATTTTGAGGAGCAACCATGA